GGGATCGCCGGTGCGGTCACGCAAGGCTTCGCGGTTGCGGATGCTGACGACGAGTTGCATGACCTGGCAGATCACGCCGATCGACAGCACGGCCATGCCGATCGCGGCCACGAACATCCAGGGACGCCAGGCCGCGACGTCGTAATGCTGCATGCGCCGCGTCATGCCGAGCATGCCCACGATATAGAGCGGCATGAAGGTGATCCAGAAGCCGGTGAAGGTGAACCAGAAGGCCGCCTTGCCCCAACGTTCGTCGAGGCGGAAGCCGAACGCCTTCGGGAACCAGTATTCGAAGCCTGCGAAGGCGCCGAACAGCACGCCGCCAATGATGACGTTGTGGAAATGCGCGACCAGGAACATGCTGTTGTGCAGCATGAAGTCGGCCGGCGGCACGGCGACCAGCACGCCCGTCAGGCCGCCGATGATGAAGGTTACCATGAAGCCGACGGACCAAAGCATCGGCGTCGCGAAGCGGATACGGCCGCCATACATCGTGAACAGCCAGTTGTAGATCTTCACCCCCGTCGGCACCGCGATGATCATGCTGGCAATGCCGAAGATGGCGTTGACGTCGGGACCTGCGCCCATCGTGAAGAAGTGGTGCAGCCAGACCATGAAGGAGATGACGCAGATCGCCATGGTGGCGAGCACCATGGAGCGGTAGCCGAACAGCGGCTTTCCGGAAAAGGTCGACACCACCTCCGAGTAGATGCCGAAGGCCGGCAGAACGAGGATGTAGACCTCCGGATGTCCCCACGCCCAGATCAGGTTCATGAACATCATGACGTTGCCACCGGCTTCGTTGGTGAAGAAGTGGAAGCCGAGATAGCGGTCGAGCAGCAGCATCGCGAGCGTGGCGGTAAGGATCGGGAAGGCTGCGACGATCAGCAGGTTCGAGGCCAGCGTCGTCCAGCAGAACATCGGCATGCGCAGATAGTTCATACCCCTGGTGCGCAGCTTCAGCACGGTGGTCACGAGGTTGATGCCGGCGACCAGCGTGCCGACGCCGGAGATCTGAAGAGACCAGGCGTAGTAGTCGACGCCGACGCCCGGCGAATAGGTCAATCCCGACAGCGGCGGAAAGGCAAGCCAGCCGGTGCGTGCGAATTCGCCGACCACGAGCGAGACGTTGACTAGCAGCGCGCCAGTCGCGGTCAGCCAGAAACCGACCGAATTCAGCGTCGGAAAGGCGACGTCGCGCACGCCAAGTTGCAGCGGCACGACGAGGTTCATCAGGCCGATCACGAACGGCATCGCCACGAAGAAGATCATGATGGTGCCGTGGGCCGAGAAGATCTGATTGTAGTGCTCCGGCGGCAGATAGCCTTGCGACTGGTAGGAGACCGCCTGCTGGATCCGCATCATGATGGCATCGCTGCCGCCGCGCAGCAGCATCACGGAAGCGAGCAGGATGTACATGACGCCAATGCGCTTGTGATCGACGCTGGTGATCCATTCGTGCCAGAGATAGGGCAGATGTCCCTTGACCACGACCCAGGCCAGCACCGCGAAGATCCCGACCAGCACCACGCCGCCGGCGATCAGCGGGATCGGCTGGTCGAACGGGATCGCAGACCAATCGAGCTTACCGAGCATCGTGAACTCCACTGTGTGGCCGCCCGGCACTCGAGGTCAGTTGCGGGCCGGGCCCCGGCGGAATGTGCTGAGTTGCAATCATGTCGAACAGGCGGGGATCCTCGAGCCGATAGGTCGGCCTGCCCCGCTCGACGGACTGCTGCATCAGCTTCTTGTAGCTGTCCTCGTTCAGCACCTGGTCGGACTTCGCCGTGCTCGCCACCCAGTCCGGGAAGGCGAGCGGCGAGATCACGTTGACGTCGAACATCATCTCGGGAAAGCCGTCGCCGGAGAAATGCGCCGACAGGCCCTGGAGCTTGCCCTCATTGTCGGCGCGCAAATTGAGCCGCGTCACCATGCCGTTCATGGTGTAGATCATGCTGCCGAGCTGCGGGATGAAGAACACGTTCATCACGCTCGACGACGTCAGCTGGAAATTCAGCTCGGCGCCCGCCGGCACCGTCAGCGAATTGACGGTCGCGATACGCTGGTCGGGATAGATGAAGAGCCATTTCCAGTCGAGCGACACCGCCTGGATGCGCACCGGGCTGCCGGTGCCCGGCACCGGCGCCCGCGGATCGAGCTGGTGCGAGCCGATCCAGGCAACGCCGCCGAGCAGGATGACGGTGAGCGCCGGGATCGCCCACACCACCATTTCGACGCGGCCGGAATAGACGAAGTCGGGTTGATACTGCGCGCGGGGATTAGAGGCGCGAAACCACCAGGCGAAGCCGAGAATGGCGACGATCGTCGGCACCACGATCGTCAGCATGATGAAAACGGAATCGACGAGAATCGTACTGTTGGCAACAGCAACAGGCCCTTGTGGATCGAGCAGATTCATCGGCAAGCCACTGGCGGTTGGGGAGCCCCCGGGGAGAACCTAGCGCGGACAGGTTCCGCCAACAAACGAAGATCATGTGAAGTCGGTTCCGACGGGACGGCAAAGTCATTGCCGAGCCCGCACAGTCCTCTAGGGCAATCAAGCCATGCAGGTGTTGTAGAGGAATGCTCCTTCGGCGCCCTGGCGTGGCCGACGAACACTCTTCTCTCGCAGCGTCACCATTGCTATCGTGATGAAAAAGCAGGGAGAAAACGTCATGCGCTTGAAGGACAAGGTTGCCATCGTGGTGGGGGCCGGGCAAAGCCCCGGCGAGGGCATGGGCAATGGCCGTGCCACCGCGCTGACGTTTGCGCGCGAGGGCGCGAAGGTCGTCTGCGTCGATCACAATCTCGAATCAGCACGGGAGACCGTCGCGATGATCGCGGCGAGCCAAGGCACGGCCGCGGCTTTCAAGGCCGACGTGACCAGGACTGCCGACATCAAGGCGATGGTGGCGGACGCGCAGGCGCGCTGGGGACGGATCGATATCCTGCACAACAATGTCGGCGTCAGTCTTGGTGGCGGCGACGCCGAGCTCCTGAAGCTGACCGAAGAGGCATTCGACCGCGTCGTCGCCATCAACCTGAAGAGCTGCATCCTCGCAGCAAAGGAGGTGATCCCGATCATGCGCGCGCAGAAGAGCGGCGCGATCATCAACATCTCCTCGATGGCCGCGATCACCACCTATCCTTACGTCGCCTACAAGGCGACGAAGTCGGCGATGATCGCCTTCACCGAGCAGCTCGCCTACCAGAACGCCGAATACGGCATCCGCGCCAACGTCATCCTGCCCGGCCTGATGAACACGCCGATGGCCGTCGACACCCGCGCCCGCGAATGGCACAAGACGCGAGCCGAAGTCGAAGCCGAGCGCGACAGCAAGGTGCCGCTGCGCCGGAAGATGGGCACCGCCTGGGACGTGGCCAACGCGGCCCTGTTCCTCGCCTCGGACGAAGCGAACTTCATCACCGGCGTGACTCTGCCGGTGGACGGCGGCGCGAGCGTGATCAGAGGGTGAGCTTCCTCCTCTCTCTCTCCCCGTTCCTACGAGGCGCGGGTCACGAGGTTGAGCGAACGACCTCCGACACCGCCCTGCCCTCGTTGACCAGGCTGCTCTGCTCGGCCAGCGGACGCCGGGCGAACAGGATGATCGCGCCGGCGGCGATCGCCGATATGCCGATCGACACGAACATCGGCACCGGGCTCTGGTAGACCTGCTGGAGCGCGCCCGCAACCACCGGCCCGAGGATCGCGCCGACGCGCGCGACCGCGAGCTCCATGCCGACGGCGGTGGCGCGCACGCTGGTCTCGTAGGAGACCGCCGTAAAGTTATTCAGGACGAATTGCGCGCCGATGATGCAGAAGCCGGACAAGGCAACGGCCGCAATGTTCACCGCATGCGTGTTGAACGCGACCAGCGCGAGCACGGCCACGCCGCCGACCGCCCACCAGAGGGCGATCAAGCTCCGGCTCCGGCCGGCGCGATCGATCAGGCTGCCGAGCGCCAGTCCGCCGAGGAACGACATGATCTGCATGATCGCGCCGAAACCAAAGCTCGCGGAGAACGTCTCGCCACGCTGCATCATTACGGTCGGTATCCAGCCGGTCAGGCCGAAGATGCAGAACAGGCTGAGGAACGCCGAGATCCAGATCGCCAGCGTGGTGCGCCGGTAGCGCGCCGAGAGCAGGATGGCGACGGGATTGCGCGTCTCCGCCGCGCGCACGACGGAGATCTCCGCGGTCGCATAAAGCGCGGCCCGCTCCGGCCGCAACCGGCTGAGCAGCGCGCGAATGTCCTGCGAGCGATCCCTGAGCACGAGGAACTTCGGCGATTCCGGCAGTTGCACGTGCAGGAAAGGCAGGAGCAGGAAGGACAGCGAGCCGATCCAGTACAGCACCTTCCAGCCGAAGACAGGGGTCGCGAACACCCCGACCAGTCCGGCAGCCGTGCCGCCGAGCGCCCAGCCCAGCGCGACGCCCCAGAGCGCAAAGGTGTTGGCGACGCGGCGCGGCGCGAGCTCGTTGATGTAAGTGGTGGCGAGGGGCAGCAGCACGCCGAGCCCAAGCCCGGTCAACAGTCGCAGGCCGCAATAAGAGAGGAAGGAATCGGCGAACAACGCGGTCAGCAGCGTGAACACGCTGGTGATCCACAATCCGCCCAGCAGCGTGCCGCGCCGGCCGAACCGGTCTGCGACGATGCCATGCGCGGCGGCGCCAATGAGAAACCCGATCAGCCCGCTCGAGATCAACAGGCCGGCCTGACCGGGCTTCAGCCCCCAGGGACCGGCGACGTAGTGAATGACATAGGCCGGATTGAACGTGTCGTAGCCGTCAAACAACGTCAGCAAGCCCATGATCGCGCCGAGGCGCAAATGAAAGCCGCTGACCCTGGCCTCGGCAAGCTCCTCATGCACGTCGATCCCGTGATCTGCCATCACGTTCCTCCCATCCCTGATTCGATTTGTTGTTAGGTGAGGCCGCTTATTCCGCGGCTTGGTTGAAGTCTTGCGCGGCGCCTGGCGGGTCGAGCCTGAACAGCTTCGCCGCATTGCCGCGTCCGATCTTGAGCCGATCGGTCTCGCTGATGCTGGCGGCATCGAACCAGTCCGCGGCATGGTCGACATTCTCGAACGGCCAGTCGACCGAGAACAGGATGCGGTCGGCGCCGATCTCCAGGATCGCATCGATCAGCGTCTGCGTGCGGAAATTGCCTGACGTCGTGAGATGGAAATTCGAATTGAAATAGTCGCGGATCTTGCGCTTCGCCTTGTGTTTCGCCGGCGCCTTCACCCAGCCGTTGCGATGATCGATCCGCCACATGCTGTAGGGCAACCCCTCGCCCATATGGCCGAGCACGATCTGGAGTTTCGGATAGGCATCGAACAGGCCGGAGCCGATCAGGCGCAAGGCGTGCACCGCGGTCTCCTGCCCGAATGCCCAGGTCGGCCCGAGCAGCCAGGGATGACCGTCATAGATCCGGGAAGCCTCCGGCAAGGGGTTGCGCGGATGCAGATAGAAGGGAACGCCGAGCTCCTCGACCTTGGCCCAGAACGGCCAGTATTGCGGCAGGTCGTAATAGGCGGGCGCAGCGGCGCCGACGATCTGGGAAAAGCCGTTGACGAGCGCGCCGCGGAAGCCGAGCGTCGTGACGCAACGATCGAGCTCGGCGATGGCCAACTCCGGATCCTGCATCGGCAGCGCGGCAAAGGCCTGGAAGCGCGAGGGCCGTTTCGCCACCTGCTCGGCGAGATAGTCGTTGGCACGCCGCGCGATCTCGTCCGCTCTTGCGGTCTCGGGGATGGCCTGCACCGCCGGCGCATTCAGCGACAGGATCATGGTCTCGATGCCATGCCGGTCCATCTCGGCGATGCGCCGTTCCTGGATGTCCATGAGCCGGCTCTTCAGCTCCGGCCAATAGCTCTCCGGCACGAAGCCCGCCGAGTCCATCAACGTGTCGGGGATGGCGAAATGCTCTTCGAGCGCGATCTTGCCCTGCATGGTTTCCTCGCTGTGCTGGTTGCTTCAGTATTGGCCCTGCGGCGGCAGCCCGAGCGCCATCTGCCCGTACATGGTGCCGACGGCATCCCAATTCATGCTGATGTGGCGGCCGACGGCGTTGGCATCGCGCCACGCCCGCTGCACGGGGTTCGAGAGATCGAGACCCAGCCCGCCGGTCGATGCATTGAGCGCTTCGGCCGCGCGAATGGCGAGGCTCACCGCGAAGGCCTGGCCGCGCCGGCTGGTGATGCGGTCCTCGACGGTCACAGGCTGCCCCGCACGGAGCGAGGCCACGCGGTCGCGGAGATCGCGCAGCAGCACCTCGCGCGCAGCGTCGACCGATGCAGCAGCTTCCGCGACGCGCAACTGGATGGTGGGGAACTCCGCCATCTTGTTGTTGCTCCCCGCAACCGCGCCGCGCGTGACACGCTTGGCGGTGCGATCGAGATAGTCCTCCAGCGCGCCGGCGGCGGCGCCGACCGCCGTGGACGCCAGACACGACGGGATGTTGCAGAGCATCGGAACGGAGAAGCCGGTATTCTCCACGTAAAGCGCGGCACCGGGCGTCTGCCCGCTCGTGGTCTCCGCAAAGCGCAGCACCCGGTGCGTCGGCACGAAGACGTTGTCGAGCACCAGCGTCTTGCTACCGGTGCCGGCGAGACCGACGACGTTCCAGGTATTGTCGATCACATAGTCAGAGGCCGGAACGAGGAGGAAGGCGGGCGTCAGTTGATTGGCAGCGGCGGCCGACGGCAGCAGGGCCGCGCACAGCGACCATTGCGCATTGTCGCAGCCGCTCGCGAACGACCACCGGCCGCTCAGGCGATACCCGCCATCGACGCTCAGCGCTTTCGCTGCGGGCGCATAGGAGCCGCAAGCGAGCGCGTCCGGATTCTCGCCCCAGACGTCGCGCTGGGCCTCCTCCGGAAAGCTCGCGATCAGCCATTGATGCGCGGCAAGCAGGCCGCCGACCCAGGCGGTCGATGCACAATGTTTCGCAAGTTCGATATTGAGCGCGACCAGGACATCGAAATCATGCTCGTAGCCGCCGAACATCGCGGGCTTGACGATGTCGAAATAGCCGATGGCGCGGAGCGCCGCGATGTTCTCGGCCGGCACGCGGCAAGCCGTCTCGGTTGCTTGCGCGGCGGCCTTGATCGCGGCCGTTACCGTCGCGAGCTTCGCCTTCAACTCCGCAAGCGAGGGACGCTGGACCCGCGGCCATCCCTGCTCTTTCAACTGTGCTGCCGTCGCCATGGTCGTTCTCCCTCGTGTCAGTGGCTTGCGGCGCGCGCGCCGGCCGGTTCGTCGCGCGCAACCGAGACGCAGTAGGTCGCGTCCTGATAGATCAGCGGCTCGATCGGATCGCGAACGTGCACCATCTCGGCCTCGCCGATGAAGATCGTGTGCGTGCCATAGGGCACCGCGGCGACCTTGCGGCAGAACACGTTGAGCTGCGCATCCGCGAGATAGTTCAGCCCGTGCGAGGATGTCAGCCAGCTCCCGAGCGCGAAGCGCGCCTCCGGCGGCACCGCGCCGCTGAACGCTGACGACAGCTCGGCCTGGTCCTTGCGCAGAACGTTCACGCAGAAATGGCGCCCGGTCAGCATGATGTCGTGCAGCAGCGTCGAGCGATTGATGCAGGCGATCAGCGAGGGCGGATCGAGCGAGAGCGAGGTGACGGCGGTGGCCGTCATGCCATGGCGGCGCGTCTCGTCGGCGGAGGTGATGACCGAAACCGCGGCGGGAAAGCGCCGCATTGCGAGCCTGAAGGACGCCCGCAGCTCCTCGGATGTCGACGACATCGTCCGTCCCTCCATCGATTATCAATTTCAATGACAATATTTGCATACGCAAATGAATGTCAAATAGAAATTTGCAAATGCAAATTTTGTCGTGGATGACGCAGGTTGAATCGGTTAGTGTGAACGCAATATTTGCGGCAAGACAGGTTGCAAGGCTTTGTACCAGCTCACCAATTCACTTCCCTATCTGCTCAACAGGGTCGGCGTCCGGATGGGCGAATTGTTCTCCCGGCGCATCGCCGGCTACGACGTGACGCTGCCGATGTACCGCGTCATGGCGGCGCTCTGGGAGTTGAGCGACCAGCGGCTCGGCGATCTCGCGGCGATGACCTCGATCGAGATCTCGACGCTTTCGCGGCTGATCGGCGCGATGAAGCGCAAGGGCCTCGTGACGCGCACACGGCTGAAGGACAATGCCAGAACCGTTGCGATCAATCTGACCGCCAAGGGCAAGGCACTCGTGGAGCAACTGATCCCGATCGCCGTTCATTTCGAGGCGGTCGCGGTGCACGATTTTTCCGCCAAAGGTGTCGCCGACCTGAAGGCAACGCTCGCGGAGATCTATCGGAGCCTCGGCACGCTGGAGCCCGAGATCAAGGAGGTGGAGGCACGTCCAAAGACGTCGAAGCGATAGGCCTCGATCGATTCGCACGTTTCTTCCCTTCTTCCCTTGTAAGGGGCGAGGGTTGCACCGTCAGCGCGGCAGGCTCGTCACGCGCCAGATGGTGCCGCTGCCGTCTTCCGAGATCAGCAGCGCGCCGTCTTTCGCCACCGCGACACCGACCGGCCGGCCCCAGACGTCGTTGTCGTTGACGACGAAGCCGATGACGAAGTCTTCGTACTCACCGGTCGGCTTGCCGTCCTTCATCCTGATGCGGATGACCTTGTAACCGGTGCGCTTGGACCTGTTCCAGGAGCCGTGCTCGGCGGCGAAGGCGTCGCCTTGATACTCGGCCGGGAAACCAGTGCCCTGGTAGAACGTCATGCCGAGCGAGGCAGAGTGCGGCTGGAGCAGCACGTCGGGAATCGTGACCTTGTCCTTCAGGTCCGGCCGCGCACCGGCGTGGCGCGGGTCTTCGTTGGCGCCGATATAGAACCACGGCCAGCCATAGAACGCGCCTTCCCGCACACTCGTCACGTAGTCCGGCACGAGATCGTCGCCGAGGCCGTCGCGTTCGTTGGTCGAGCACCAGGGCACGCCGCTCTGCGGCTCAATGGCGAGGCCCACGCAGTTGCGGATGCCGGTGGCGTAGAGCTTTCTGTTCTTGCCGTCCGCATCGAAGGCGAGCACGGCCGCGCGCTCCGCCTCATAGCCCCAGGGTGCGCCCAGGGCGTGCGCGCGTGACCACGCCTCGATGCCGCCGGGCGGATTGCCCATGCCCTCGCCGGCGTTGCCGGCCGAACCGACCGACACGAACATACGCTTGTTGTCCGGCGTGAAGACGATGTCGCGGGTGGAATGGCCGGTGCCGTGCGCAAGACTCGCGACCACCGTCTTCGGCTTGCCGGATGCCTTGAGGTCGCCGCTGCGATAGGCGAAGCGGACGACGCTGTCGGTGTTGGCGACATAGACCCATTGCGGACTGTCGCCGTTCGGGAAGAAGGCGATGCCGAACGGACGGCTCAGGGCGCTGGCAAAGATCTCATTCGCCACGATCTTCGCGCCGTCTGCGCGCAGCACGCGGATGCGCCCTGCCCGCGTCTCCGCGACGAAGATGTCGCCGTTCGGCGCGACGCGCAGGATGCGGGGACCGGACAGGCCCTCGGCGAGCAGTTCGATCTTGAAGCCCTCTGGCACGAGCGGCGTCGCTTCGGCGGGCCGCGCCACCACGGACGAGGCATTGGCGACCGATCGCGACGCACCCGGCGCCGGAAGATCCTGCGGCCGGATCAGCCTGACGGTGCCGGGCTTGTCCGCTTGCCAGCTTCCGAAGGCGTCCTTGCCTTGCAGCACGGGTTCTGCCGACGCGGTGGTACCGATGACAGCCATGAACAGTGCGGACGTCAATGTGGGCTTGGCCGGACGTCCAGGATGCTTCGTCACGAGTTCCTCCGCAGCCTTCGAGTGCCGAATCGCACATCAGCTCATGCCCGCAGGATGTGCAATGCGTAACACCGTCCTGCTGGAAAATCCCGTCCATCGGTGCGACACATTGTAAGGGCGCGGCCGCCGGTTGCGGTCA
This region of Bradyrhizobium sp. CCGUVB1N3 genomic DNA includes:
- a CDS encoding cytochrome ubiquinol oxidase subunit II encodes the protein MNLLDPQGPVAVANSTILVDSVFIMLTIVVPTIVAILGFAWWFRASNPRAQYQPDFVYSGRVEMVVWAIPALTVILLGGVAWIGSHQLDPRAPVPGTGSPVRIQAVSLDWKWLFIYPDQRIATVNSLTVPAGAELNFQLTSSSVMNVFFIPQLGSMIYTMNGMVTRLNLRADNEGKLQGLSAHFSGDGFPEMMFDVNVISPLAFPDWVASTAKSDQVLNEDSYKKLMQQSVERGRPTYRLEDPRLFDMIATQHIPPGPGPQLTSSAGRPHSGVHDAR
- a CDS encoding MFS transporter translates to MADHGIDVHEELAEARVSGFHLRLGAIMGLLTLFDGYDTFNPAYVIHYVAGPWGLKPGQAGLLISSGLIGFLIGAAAHGIVADRFGRRGTLLGGLWITSVFTLLTALFADSFLSYCGLRLLTGLGLGVLLPLATTYINELAPRRVANTFALWGVALGWALGGTAAGLVGVFATPVFGWKVLYWIGSLSFLLLPFLHVQLPESPKFLVLRDRSQDIRALLSRLRPERAALYATAEISVVRAAETRNPVAILLSARYRRTTLAIWISAFLSLFCIFGLTGWIPTVMMQRGETFSASFGFGAIMQIMSFLGGLALGSLIDRAGRSRSLIALWWAVGGVAVLALVAFNTHAVNIAAVALSGFCIIGAQFVLNNFTAVSYETSVRATAVGMELAVARVGAILGPVVAGALQQVYQSPVPMFVSIGISAIAAGAIILFARRPLAEQSSLVNEGRAVSEVVRSTS
- a CDS encoding MarR family winged helix-turn-helix transcriptional regulator, with the protein product MYQLTNSLPYLLNRVGVRMGELFSRRIAGYDVTLPMYRVMAALWELSDQRLGDLAAMTSIEISTLSRLIGAMKRKGLVTRTRLKDNARTVAINLTAKGKALVEQLIPIAVHFEAVAVHDFSAKGVADLKATLAEIYRSLGTLEPEIKEVEARPKTSKR
- a CDS encoding amidohydrolase family protein; the encoded protein is MQGKIALEEHFAIPDTLMDSAGFVPESYWPELKSRLMDIQERRIAEMDRHGIETMILSLNAPAVQAIPETARADEIARRANDYLAEQVAKRPSRFQAFAALPMQDPELAIAELDRCVTTLGFRGALVNGFSQIVGAAAPAYYDLPQYWPFWAKVEELGVPFYLHPRNPLPEASRIYDGHPWLLGPTWAFGQETAVHALRLIGSGLFDAYPKLQIVLGHMGEGLPYSMWRIDHRNGWVKAPAKHKAKRKIRDYFNSNFHLTTSGNFRTQTLIDAILEIGADRILFSVDWPFENVDHAADWFDAASISETDRLKIGRGNAAKLFRLDPPGAAQDFNQAAE
- a CDS encoding flavin reductase family protein; this translates as MSSTSEELRASFRLAMRRFPAAVSVITSADETRRHGMTATAVTSLSLDPPSLIACINRSTLLHDIMLTGRHFCVNVLRKDQAELSSAFSGAVPPEARFALGSWLTSSHGLNYLADAQLNVFCRKVAAVPYGTHTIFIGEAEMVHVRDPIEPLIYQDATYCVSVARDEPAGARAASH
- a CDS encoding sorbosone dehydrogenase family protein, yielding MAVIGTTASAEPVLQGKDAFGSWQADKPGTVRLIRPQDLPAPGASRSVANASSVVARPAEATPLVPEGFKIELLAEGLSGPRILRVAPNGDIFVAETRAGRIRVLRADGAKIVANEIFASALSRPFGIAFFPNGDSPQWVYVANTDSVVRFAYRSGDLKASGKPKTVVASLAHGTGHSTRDIVFTPDNKRMFVSVGSAGNAGEGMGNPPGGIEAWSRAHALGAPWGYEAERAAVLAFDADGKNRKLYATGIRNCVGLAIEPQSGVPWCSTNERDGLGDDLVPDYVTSVREGAFYGWPWFYIGANEDPRHAGARPDLKDKVTIPDVLLQPHSASLGMTFYQGTGFPAEYQGDAFAAEHGSWNRSKRTGYKVIRIRMKDGKPTGEYEDFVIGFVVNDNDVWGRPVGVAVAKDGALLISEDGSGTIWRVTSLPR
- the cyoB gene encoding cytochrome o ubiquinol oxidase subunit I, which encodes MLGKLDWSAIPFDQPIPLIAGGVVLVGIFAVLAWVVVKGHLPYLWHEWITSVDHKRIGVMYILLASVMLLRGGSDAIMMRIQQAVSYQSQGYLPPEHYNQIFSAHGTIMIFFVAMPFVIGLMNLVVPLQLGVRDVAFPTLNSVGFWLTATGALLVNVSLVVGEFARTGWLAFPPLSGLTYSPGVGVDYYAWSLQISGVGTLVAGINLVTTVLKLRTRGMNYLRMPMFCWTTLASNLLIVAAFPILTATLAMLLLDRYLGFHFFTNEAGGNVMMFMNLIWAWGHPEVYILVLPAFGIYSEVVSTFSGKPLFGYRSMVLATMAICVISFMVWLHHFFTMGAGPDVNAIFGIASMIIAVPTGVKIYNWLFTMYGGRIRFATPMLWSVGFMVTFIIGGLTGVLVAVPPADFMLHNSMFLVAHFHNVIIGGVLFGAFAGFEYWFPKAFGFRLDERWGKAAFWFTFTGFWITFMPLYIVGMLGMTRRMQHYDVAAWRPWMFVAAIGMAVLSIGVICQVMQLVVSIRNREALRDRTGDPWDGRSLEWATSSPPPVFNFAFYPDVRGEDAYWEMKAKAKQQQFEHAEPEYQNIEMPRNSPTGFVCAFFATIMGFALIWHIWWMVIVGVIGAWATFVVFAWRDHDEYVIPAAEVARIDRANLEERRNLVSLAGTV
- a CDS encoding acyl-CoA dehydrogenase family protein: MATAAQLKEQGWPRVQRPSLAELKAKLATVTAAIKAAAQATETACRVPAENIAALRAIGYFDIVKPAMFGGYEHDFDVLVALNIELAKHCASTAWVGGLLAAHQWLIASFPEEAQRDVWGENPDALACGSYAPAAKALSVDGGYRLSGRWSFASGCDNAQWSLCAALLPSAAAANQLTPAFLLVPASDYVIDNTWNVVGLAGTGSKTLVLDNVFVPTHRVLRFAETTSGQTPGAALYVENTGFSVPMLCNIPSCLASTAVGAAAGALEDYLDRTAKRVTRGAVAGSNNKMAEFPTIQLRVAEAAASVDAAREVLLRDLRDRVASLRAGQPVTVEDRITSRRGQAFAVSLAIRAAEALNASTGGLGLDLSNPVQRAWRDANAVGRHISMNWDAVGTMYGQMALGLPPQGQY
- a CDS encoding SDR family NAD(P)-dependent oxidoreductase; this encodes MRLKDKVAIVVGAGQSPGEGMGNGRATALTFAREGAKVVCVDHNLESARETVAMIAASQGTAAAFKADVTRTADIKAMVADAQARWGRIDILHNNVGVSLGGGDAELLKLTEEAFDRVVAINLKSCILAAKEVIPIMRAQKSGAIINISSMAAITTYPYVAYKATKSAMIAFTEQLAYQNAEYGIRANVILPGLMNTPMAVDTRAREWHKTRAEVEAERDSKVPLRRKMGTAWDVANAALFLASDEANFITGVTLPVDGGASVIRG